One stretch of Arachis hypogaea cultivar Tifrunner chromosome 20, arahy.Tifrunner.gnm2.J5K5, whole genome shotgun sequence DNA includes these proteins:
- the LOC140182982 gene encoding uncharacterized protein, protein MVRDYGMTLLKTNPGSTVQIYTTLQPDGKVTFDRIYVCLSGCKNGFKAGCRPLIGLDGAFLKTRFGGQILSAVGLDANHHIYVIAWAIVRVENTKTWRWFLELLHQDLCYYKNHDWCFILDMQKLRGLLWECARATTYQEFRDGMDKIKRLNEDAWAYLEKWPMDAWTRSFFSHKPKLDSICNNAYEVFNTKIKDSRAKPIITLLKEVRMFVRCTIVKNKVKMKNHTGKLTPVSRLENVRKESKHWKPI, encoded by the exons ATGGTTAGGGATTATGGTATGACGTTGTTGAAGACTAATCCCGGTTCCACTGTGCAAATATACACCACCCTTCAACCAGATGGTAAAGTTACCTTTGATAGGATATATGTATGCTTAAGCGGCTGTAAAAACGGGTTCAAGGCTGGCTGCCGTCCTTTGATAGGTCTGGATGGTGCTTTCCTGAAGACAAGGTTTGGTGGCCAGATTTTGTCAGCTGTGGGGTTAGATGCAAATCACCATATCTATGTAATAGCCTGGGCTATTGTCAGAGTGGAGAATACAAAGACATGGAGATGGTTTCTTGAGCTACTTCATCAGGACTTGTGTTACTATAAAAATCACGACTGGTGCTTCATATTAGATATGCAAAAG CTACGGGGGCTTTTGTGGGAATGTGCAAGGGCAACAACTTACCAAGAGTTTAGGGATGGAATGGACAAGATCAAAAGATTAAACGAGGATGCTTGGGCATATTTAGAGAAGTGGCCGATGGATGCTTGGACCAGAAGCTTTTTCAGCCATAAGCCAAAGTTGGATAGCATATGTAACAACGCATATGAGGTGTTCAATACTAAGATCAAAGATTCAAGAGCCAAACCCATCATAACATTGCTGAAGGAAGTAAGAATGTTTGTCAGGTGCACCATAGTGAAGAATAAGGTAAAAATGAAGAATCACACTGGAAAGCTCACACCGGTGAGCAGGCTAGAAAATGTTAGGAAAGAATCCAAGCATTGGAAGCCCATCTAG